The following coding sequences are from one Streptomyces angustmyceticus window:
- a CDS encoding ATP-binding SpoIIE family protein phosphatase, which translates to MRTTTSSPRDDDVTAMRRARPAGSCGGPAAAPAEGAAARSRRASLPGDPQAAAAARRFVRAAFADWSGQELPGADALSGRLGDEAVLLVSELVTNAVVHAGTTVELRCRLEPEREPGAESRGGRSGGPYRSRSGEPYPAPYAHAPGAGPDGAPGPGLLIEVSDHHPAQPVRAHDDAAEDGGHGLQLISAVAESWGVTYRRAMKTVWFRLPLADRDGAGTDPEPAFDGRLLQRGLRAAELLAPAPRRSAPPDHETDRAGNGALSFLAEASDLLSGQLDADQVAALAAQLIVPRLAEWCAVWLYDGDSGAPGRGIAPDGEEQRLARVWHTSENRIDALRTALEKQPPDLPDGGPPSGAPGAVPWPWPYEPGGYGPGGAALACPLVAGGRRLGTLLLGRGGLVRFPDEVVGLIEDLGRRVARAVATARAYSRQERISQVLQRRLLPRGRAQVPGVESAVVYEPREGAWAGGDFWDLFDAGDGRWCFALGDVCGSGPEAAAVTGLARPVLRLLARDGFGVAAVLDRLNKTMAREAADSVAAVAAAVAAAGAGAEAPVEIREEGEQARFLSLLYGEIVPYPGGAGGARCTLASAGHPLPLVLGTDGTVRIVAAPQMLLGVVEDAAYVSESFDLRPGETLLCVTDGVTERRSGRRLFDDEDGLATTLAGGAGLSATDLADHIRNTVHAFGPVPPDDDLALLVLQAAGPGVP; encoded by the coding sequence ATGCGGACGACCACTTCGTCTCCACGGGACGACGACGTCACGGCGATGCGCAGGGCGAGGCCGGCCGGGTCCTGTGGCGGGCCCGCGGCCGCACCTGCCGAGGGGGCCGCGGCCCGTTCCCGCCGGGCCAGCCTGCCCGGTGACCCGCAGGCCGCTGCCGCCGCCCGCCGCTTCGTCCGGGCCGCGTTCGCCGACTGGTCCGGCCAGGAGCTGCCCGGCGCGGACGCCCTGTCGGGCCGGCTCGGGGACGAAGCGGTGCTGCTGGTCAGCGAGTTGGTGACGAACGCGGTGGTGCACGCAGGCACCACCGTCGAGCTGCGCTGCCGGCTGGAGCCGGAGCGCGAGCCGGGCGCGGAGTCCCGCGGCGGCCGGAGCGGCGGGCCCTACCGGAGCCGGAGCGGGGAGCCGTACCCGGCGCCGTACGCGCACGCCCCCGGCGCGGGCCCCGACGGCGCACCCGGCCCGGGCCTCCTCATCGAGGTCTCCGACCACCACCCCGCCCAGCCGGTCCGCGCCCACGACGACGCCGCCGAGGACGGCGGCCACGGCCTCCAGCTGATCAGCGCCGTCGCCGAATCCTGGGGCGTCACCTACCGCCGGGCCATGAAGACCGTCTGGTTCCGGCTGCCCCTGGCCGACCGGGACGGCGCCGGGACCGACCCGGAGCCCGCCTTCGACGGCCGGCTGCTGCAGCGCGGACTGCGCGCCGCCGAACTCCTCGCCCCGGCCCCGCGCCGGTCCGCCCCGCCGGACCACGAGACCGACCGGGCCGGCAACGGCGCCCTCTCCTTCCTCGCCGAGGCATCCGACCTGCTCTCCGGCCAGCTCGACGCCGACCAGGTCGCCGCGCTCGCCGCCCAGCTGATCGTGCCGCGGCTCGCCGAATGGTGCGCGGTGTGGCTCTACGACGGCGACAGCGGCGCGCCCGGCCGGGGCATCGCGCCGGACGGCGAGGAACAGCGGCTCGCCCGGGTCTGGCACACCTCGGAGAACCGGATCGACGCGCTGCGCACGGCGCTGGAGAAGCAGCCGCCGGACCTGCCCGACGGCGGCCCGCCCAGCGGCGCCCCCGGCGCGGTCCCCTGGCCCTGGCCCTACGAACCGGGCGGGTACGGGCCGGGCGGCGCCGCCCTCGCCTGCCCCCTGGTCGCCGGCGGCCGCCGTCTCGGCACCCTGCTGCTCGGCCGGGGCGGGCTGGTGCGCTTCCCCGACGAGGTGGTCGGGCTGATCGAGGACCTGGGCCGCCGGGTCGCCCGCGCCGTCGCCACCGCCCGCGCCTACAGCCGCCAGGAGCGCATCAGCCAGGTCCTGCAGCGCAGGCTGCTGCCGCGGGGACGGGCGCAGGTGCCCGGCGTCGAGTCGGCGGTGGTCTACGAGCCGCGCGAGGGCGCCTGGGCGGGCGGCGACTTCTGGGACCTGTTCGACGCCGGGGACGGCCGCTGGTGCTTCGCCCTCGGCGACGTCTGCGGCAGCGGGCCCGAGGCGGCCGCGGTGACCGGGCTGGCGCGCCCGGTGCTGCGGCTGCTGGCCCGGGACGGCTTCGGGGTGGCCGCTGTGCTCGACCGGCTCAACAAGACCATGGCGCGGGAGGCCGCGGACTCGGTCGCGGCGGTCGCGGCGGCGGTGGCGGCGGCCGGCGCGGGGGCGGAGGCGCCGGTCGAGATCCGCGAGGAGGGCGAACAGGCCCGCTTCCTGTCCCTGCTCTACGGCGAGATCGTCCCGTACCCCGGCGGCGCCGGCGGCGCCCGCTGCACCCTCGCCAGCGCCGGCCACCCGCTGCCGCTGGTCCTGGGCACGGACGGCACGGTCCGGATTGTCGCGGCACCGCAGATGCTGCTGGGGGTGGTGGAGGACGCGGCGTATGTCAGCGAATCGTTCGACCTCCGCCCCGGGGAAACGCTTCTGTGCGTCACCGACGGGGTGACCGAGCGGCGCTCGGGACGGCGGCTCTTCGACGACGAGGACGGCCTGGCCACCACCCTCGCCGGGGGCGCCGGCCTGAGCGCCACCGACCTCGCCGACCACATCCGCAACACCGTCCACGCCTTCGGCCCGGTCCCGCCCGACGACGACCTGGCCCTGCTGGTCCTCCAGGCGGCCGGGCCGGGGGTGCCGTAG
- the hemW gene encoding radical SAM family heme chaperone HemW has protein sequence MPSALPDGEPMPEDGALPGHTPAAAAGRPLGFYLHVPYCATRCGYCDFNTYTASELRGSGGALASRDTYADTVVDEIRLARKVLGDDPRPVETVFVGGGTPTLLPAADLGRMLAAIREEFGLAPGAEITTEANPESVDPRYLDELLAGGFNRVSFGMQSARQHVLKILDRTHTPGRPEACVAEARAAGFAHVNLDLIYGTPGETDDDWRASLDAAIGAGPDHVSAYALIVEEGTQLARRIRRGEVPMTDDDVHADRYLIADERLAAAGFRWYEVSNWATTDAARCRHNELYWTGADWWGAGPGAHSHVGGVRWWNVKHPGAYAQALTEGRSPGAGRELLSDEDRRVERILLELRLADGCPLDILAPAGARAASRALADGLLEPGPYEAGRAVLTLRGRLLADAVVRDLVD, from the coding sequence ATGCCTTCCGCACTGCCCGATGGTGAGCCGATGCCCGAGGACGGGGCGCTGCCCGGTCACACCCCGGCGGCCGCCGCCGGCCGGCCCCTCGGCTTCTACCTGCACGTGCCGTACTGCGCGACCCGCTGCGGCTACTGCGACTTCAACACCTACACCGCGAGCGAGCTGCGCGGCTCCGGCGGCGCCCTGGCCTCCCGCGACACCTACGCCGACACCGTCGTGGACGAGATCCGGCTGGCCCGCAAGGTGCTCGGCGACGACCCGCGCCCCGTCGAGACGGTCTTCGTCGGCGGCGGCACCCCGACCCTGCTGCCCGCCGCGGACCTCGGCCGGATGCTGGCCGCGATCCGCGAGGAGTTCGGCCTCGCACCGGGGGCGGAGATCACCACCGAGGCCAACCCGGAGTCCGTCGACCCCCGCTACCTCGACGAGCTGCTCGCGGGCGGCTTCAACCGGGTCTCCTTCGGCATGCAGAGCGCCCGGCAGCACGTCCTGAAGATCCTCGACCGCACGCACACCCCCGGCCGCCCCGAGGCCTGCGTCGCCGAGGCCCGCGCGGCCGGCTTCGCGCACGTCAACCTCGACCTGATCTACGGCACCCCCGGCGAGACCGACGACGACTGGCGCGCCTCCCTGGACGCCGCGATCGGGGCCGGCCCCGACCACGTCTCCGCCTACGCCCTGATCGTCGAGGAGGGCACCCAGCTGGCCCGCCGGATCCGCCGCGGCGAGGTCCCGATGACCGACGACGACGTGCACGCCGACCGTTACCTCATCGCCGACGAACGCCTCGCCGCGGCCGGTTTCCGCTGGTACGAGGTCTCGAACTGGGCCACCACCGACGCCGCCCGCTGCCGCCACAACGAGCTGTACTGGACCGGCGCCGACTGGTGGGGCGCGGGCCCCGGCGCCCACAGCCACGTCGGCGGCGTCCGCTGGTGGAACGTCAAACACCCCGGCGCCTACGCCCAGGCCCTCACCGAGGGCCGCTCCCCGGGCGCCGGCCGCGAACTCCTCTCGGACGAGGACCGCCGCGTCGAACGCATCCTCCTCGAACTCCGCCTCGCGGACGGCTGCCCCCTGGACATCCTCGCCCCGGCGGGCGCCCGGGCGGCCTCCCGCGCACTGGCCGACGGCCTGCTGGAGCCCGGCCCGTACGAGGCGGGGCGGGCCGTCCTGACCCTCCGCGGACGGTTGCTGGCGGACGCGGTGGTGCGGGATCTGGTGGACTGA
- a CDS encoding Uma2 family endonuclease: MHDQHIEEYFAAFEPPEGLRAELLRREILLTGGTDIVHNRIVSDVVGQIPHDRWHRFATLHVSFPGDVSKPQPDLVVMERERPDGCGWLVPASDVTLLLEVVSLRSADRDYGLKRSVYAAGAVPAYLIIDPYDARCVLLTEPCGAGEDADYEVRRTVPFGVSLRVDALGITLDTSRFGTLPAVTRHRRP, from the coding sequence GTGCACGATCAGCACATCGAGGAGTACTTCGCGGCGTTCGAGCCGCCGGAGGGGCTGCGGGCGGAGCTCCTGCGCCGGGAGATTCTGCTGACCGGCGGGACGGATATCGTCCACAACAGGATCGTCAGCGACGTGGTGGGCCAGATTCCGCACGACCGCTGGCACAGGTTCGCGACGCTGCACGTCTCGTTCCCGGGGGACGTCAGCAAGCCGCAGCCCGATCTCGTGGTGATGGAGCGCGAACGGCCCGACGGCTGCGGATGGCTCGTCCCCGCTTCGGACGTGACCCTGTTGCTCGAGGTGGTGTCCCTGCGCAGCGCCGACCGCGACTACGGCCTGAAGCGCTCCGTCTACGCCGCAGGGGCCGTCCCCGCGTACCTGATCATCGACCCGTACGACGCCCGCTGTGTCCTGCTGACGGAGCCGTGCGGCGCGGGAGAGGACGCCGACTACGAGGTTCGGCGCACCGTCCCGTTCGGTGTTTCTCTCCGCGTCGACGCCCTCGGCATCACGCTGGACACCTCCCGGTTCGGCACCCTTCCCGCCGTCACCCGCCACCGCCGGCCGTGA
- a CDS encoding DUF3097 domain-containing protein, with translation MQSKRYSPDLTPPWKKQRPAPEVPADPDLVVEEVTTGFCGAVIRCEKTAEGPTVTLEDRFGKHRVFPMTPRGFLLEGKAVTLVRPQGRPAPGGPARTASGSLAVPGARARVARAGRIYVEGRHDAELVERVWGDDLRIEGVVVEYLEGIDDLPAIVRGFAPGPDARLGVLVDHLVPGSKESRIAAGVTGDHALVVGHPYIDIWEAVKPSSVGIAAWPSVPHGQDWKTGVCRALGWPENTGAAWQRILSCVRSYKDLEPALLGRVEELIDFVTAGGGG, from the coding sequence ATGCAGAGCAAGCGCTACAGCCCCGACCTGACCCCGCCCTGGAAGAAGCAGCGCCCCGCCCCCGAGGTGCCGGCCGACCCGGATCTGGTCGTCGAGGAGGTCACCACGGGCTTCTGCGGCGCCGTGATCCGCTGCGAGAAGACGGCCGAGGGCCCGACGGTCACCCTGGAGGACCGCTTCGGCAAGCACCGGGTCTTCCCGATGACCCCGCGCGGTTTCCTCCTGGAGGGCAAGGCCGTCACCCTCGTACGCCCCCAGGGCCGCCCGGCGCCGGGCGGCCCGGCCCGTACGGCCTCCGGCTCGCTCGCCGTGCCCGGCGCCCGCGCGCGGGTCGCCCGCGCCGGGCGCATCTATGTGGAGGGCCGGCACGACGCCGAGCTGGTGGAGCGGGTGTGGGGCGACGACCTGCGCATCGAGGGCGTCGTCGTGGAGTACCTGGAGGGCATCGACGACCTGCCGGCGATCGTCCGCGGCTTCGCCCCCGGCCCGGACGCCCGCCTCGGCGTCCTCGTCGACCACCTCGTGCCCGGTTCGAAGGAGTCGCGCATCGCGGCCGGGGTGACCGGGGACCACGCCCTGGTGGTGGGCCACCCCTACATCGACATCTGGGAGGCCGTGAAGCCGTCCTCGGTCGGCATCGCGGCCTGGCCGTCCGTCCCGCACGGCCAGGACTGGAAGACGGGCGTGTGCCGGGCACTGGGCTGGCCGGAGAACACCGGCGCCGCCTGGCAGCGCATCCTGTCCTGCGTGCGCTCCTACAAGGACCTGGAGCCGGCGCTGCTGGGGCGGGTGGAGGAGCTGATCGACTTCGTCACGGCCGGCGGTGGCGGGTGA
- a CDS encoding MBL fold metallo-hydrolase: MHSAWEEAGWERLGDGVARRRMPGWDETIGVIAGSTGVMIVDTGATLRDGADLRRTIRGVLGREVTHVALTHPHFDHVLGTAAFAGVEVFGAAGLGELLRRGKDELRHDAVRQGVAPAAAAEAADLLVAPHHQVHGQLTVELGDRQVLLANVGPGHTAHDLAVLVPGRHGEPEIVFCGDLVEESGEPQAGPDALPQRWPGALDRLLALGGEDARYVPGHGAVVDAAFVRTQRDALAARFGVAPS; this comes from the coding sequence ATGCACAGTGCTTGGGAAGAGGCGGGTTGGGAACGACTCGGTGACGGTGTCGCCAGGCGCCGGATGCCGGGCTGGGACGAGACGATCGGGGTGATCGCCGGCAGTACCGGAGTCATGATCGTCGACACCGGCGCGACCCTGCGCGACGGCGCGGACCTGCGCCGGACGATCCGCGGTGTGCTGGGCCGGGAAGTGACGCATGTCGCGCTCACCCACCCGCATTTCGATCATGTCCTGGGCACGGCGGCCTTCGCGGGCGTCGAGGTGTTCGGCGCGGCCGGCCTCGGCGAGCTGCTGCGCCGCGGCAAGGACGAGCTGCGCCACGACGCGGTGCGGCAGGGGGTCGCGCCCGCCGCCGCCGCGGAGGCCGCCGACCTGCTCGTCGCCCCGCACCACCAGGTGCACGGCCAGCTGACCGTCGAACTCGGCGACCGGCAGGTGCTGCTCGCCAACGTCGGCCCCGGGCACACCGCCCACGACCTGGCCGTCCTGGTGCCGGGCCGGCACGGCGAGCCGGAGATCGTCTTCTGCGGCGACCTGGTCGAGGAGTCCGGCGAGCCCCAGGCGGGCCCCGACGCGCTGCCCCAGCGGTGGCCCGGCGCGCTGGACCGGCTGCTGGCCCTAGGCGGCGAGGACGCGCGGTACGTTCCCGGGCACGGTGCCGTGGTGGACGCCGCCTTCGTCCGTACCCAACGCGACGCCCTCGCGGCCCGCTTCGGCGTCGCGCCGTCCTGA
- the hrcA gene encoding heat-inducible transcriptional repressor HrcA, with protein sequence MLSERRLEVLRAIVQDYVGTEEPVGSKALTERHRLGVSPATIRNDMAALEDEGFIAQPHTSAGRIPTDKGYRLFVDKLAGVKPLSSPERRAIQNFLDGAVDLDDVVGRTVRLLAQLTRQVAVVQYPSLTRSTVRHVELLALAPARLMLVLITDTGRVEQRLIDCQAPFGETSLADLRARLNSRVVGRRFADVPQLVQDLPESFEQDDRGTVSTVLSVLLETLVEETEERLMIGGTANLTRFGHDFPLTIRPVLEALEEHVVMLKLLGEAKDSGMTVRIGHENAHEGLASTSVVTVGYGSGDEAVAKLGVVGPTRMDYPGTMGAVRAVARYVGQILAES encoded by the coding sequence ATGCTCAGTGAACGCAGGCTGGAGGTGCTGCGTGCCATCGTCCAGGACTATGTCGGGACGGAGGAGCCGGTCGGCTCCAAGGCGCTCACCGAACGCCATCGGCTCGGGGTCTCCCCGGCCACCATCCGCAACGACATGGCGGCCCTGGAGGACGAGGGGTTCATCGCCCAGCCGCACACCAGCGCCGGGCGGATCCCGACCGACAAGGGCTACCGCCTCTTCGTCGACAAGCTGGCCGGCGTCAAGCCGCTGTCCAGCCCGGAGCGGCGGGCGATCCAGAACTTCCTGGACGGCGCCGTCGACCTCGACGACGTGGTCGGCCGCACCGTCCGGCTGCTGGCGCAGCTGACCCGGCAGGTCGCCGTCGTCCAGTACCCGTCCCTGACCCGGTCCACGGTCCGGCACGTCGAGCTGCTGGCCCTGGCCCCGGCCCGGCTGATGCTCGTCCTGATCACGGACACCGGGCGGGTCGAACAGCGGCTCATCGACTGCCAGGCGCCGTTCGGCGAGACGTCCCTGGCGGATCTGCGGGCGCGGCTCAACAGCAGGGTCGTCGGCCGCCGGTTCGCGGATGTGCCGCAGTTGGTGCAGGATCTCCCGGAGTCCTTCGAGCAGGACGACCGCGGCACGGTCTCGACAGTGCTGTCGGTGTTGCTGGAAACTCTGGTGGAAGAGACCGAGGAACGGCTGATGATCGGCGGCACCGCCAATCTCACCCGCTTCGGTCACGACTTCCCGCTGACGATCCGGCCGGTGCTGGAGGCCCTCGAGGAGCATGTGGTGATGCTCAAGCTGCTCGGGGAGGCCAAGGACTCGGGCATGACCGTACGCATCGGGCATGAGAATGCCCACGAAGGCCTGGCGTCCACATCGGTCGTCACGGTCGGCTACGGTTCGGGCGACGAGGCAGTCGCCAAACTCGGCGTGGTCGGACCGACCCGCATGGACTACCCCGGAACGATGGGAGCGGTACGCGCAGTGGCACGTTACGTCGGACAAATCCTCGCGGAGTCGTAA
- the dnaJ gene encoding molecular chaperone DnaJ: MATDYYSVLGVGRDASQDQIKKAFRRLARELHPDVNPDPKTQERFKEINAAYEVLSDPQKKQVYDLGGDPLSQANGGQGAGGFGAGFGNFSDIMDAFFGTASQRGPRSRTRRGQDAMIRLDIELNEAAFGTTKDIQVDTAVVCTTCTGEGAAPGTSAQTCDMCRGRGEVSQVTRSFLGQVMTSRPCPQCQGFGTVVPTPCPECAGDGRIRSRRTLTVKIPAGVDNGTRIQLAGEGEVGPGGGPAGDLYVEIHEVAHPVFQRRGDDLHCTVTIPMTAAALGTKCPLETLDGVEEIDVRPGTQSGQSIPLHQRGVTHLRGGGRGDLIVHVEVMTPSKLDADQEELLRRLAKLRGEERPTGQFQPGQQGLFSRLKDAFNGR; encoded by the coding sequence GTGGCCACGGATTACTACTCGGTCCTCGGTGTCGGCCGCGACGCCTCGCAGGACCAGATCAAGAAGGCCTTCCGCCGGCTGGCGCGCGAGCTGCACCCGGACGTCAATCCGGACCCCAAGACCCAGGAGCGGTTCAAGGAGATCAACGCCGCTTACGAGGTGCTGTCGGACCCGCAGAAGAAGCAGGTCTACGACCTCGGCGGGGACCCCCTCTCGCAGGCCAACGGCGGCCAGGGCGCGGGCGGCTTCGGCGCGGGCTTCGGCAACTTCTCCGACATCATGGACGCCTTCTTCGGCACCGCGTCGCAGCGCGGTCCGCGCTCGCGCACCCGCCGCGGGCAGGACGCCATGATCCGGCTCGACATCGAGCTGAACGAAGCGGCCTTCGGCACGACCAAGGACATCCAGGTCGACACCGCCGTCGTCTGCACCACCTGCACCGGTGAGGGCGCGGCGCCCGGCACCTCGGCGCAGACCTGCGACATGTGCCGCGGCCGCGGTGAGGTCTCGCAGGTCACCCGGTCCTTCCTCGGCCAGGTCATGACGTCGCGGCCCTGCCCGCAGTGCCAGGGCTTCGGCACGGTCGTGCCGACCCCGTGCCCCGAGTGCGCCGGCGACGGCCGGATCCGCTCCCGCCGCACGCTGACCGTCAAGATCCCGGCCGGTGTCGACAACGGCACCCGCATCCAGCTCGCGGGGGAGGGCGAGGTCGGCCCCGGCGGCGGACCCGCCGGCGACCTCTACGTGGAGATCCACGAGGTGGCGCACCCGGTCTTCCAGCGGCGTGGCGACGACCTGCACTGTACGGTCACCATCCCGATGACGGCGGCGGCGCTGGGCACGAAGTGCCCGCTGGAGACGCTGGACGGGGTGGAGGAGATCGACGTCCGGCCCGGTACCCAGTCCGGCCAGTCGATCCCGCTGCACCAGCGCGGCGTGACCCACCTGCGCGGCGGCGGCCGGGGCGACCTCATCGTGCACGTCGAGGTGATGACGCCGTCCAAGCTCGACGCCGACCAGGAGGAGCTGCTGCGGCGGCTGGCCAAGCTGCGCGGCGAGGAGCGGCCCACGGGGCAGTTCCAGCCGGGACAGCAGGGTCTCTTCTCGCGGCTGAAGGACGCCTTCAACGGGCGATAG
- a CDS encoding nitronate monooxygenase: MPTAPTDLCRYPIVQAPMAGGGSGPELAAAVCGAGGLGFLAAGYKTADGMYQEIKQLRSLTDRPFGVNLFMPQPSLADSSVVEVYREQLAGEAAWYETELGDTDGPIDDGYEAKLAILRDDPVPVVSFTFGCPSRTVLDAFAKVGTYTVVTVTTAAEAQAAQWSGADAVCVQGVEAGGHQGTHRDDPHADGTGSGLGLLALLGQVREAVQIPVIAAGGLMRGAQIASVLAAGASMAQLGTAFLATPESGANPLHKQALTNPLFTHTELTRAFSGRPARGLVNRFLREHGPYAPAAYPAVHYLTSTVRKAAAKAGDAQGMNLWAGQGHRLARELPAGRLVEVLAVELDAARAALGRRGGAA; this comes from the coding sequence ATGCCCACCGCACCGACCGATCTCTGCCGCTACCCGATCGTGCAGGCCCCGATGGCGGGAGGCGGCTCGGGTCCCGAGCTGGCCGCCGCCGTCTGCGGCGCCGGCGGTCTGGGCTTCCTCGCCGCCGGCTACAAGACCGCCGACGGCATGTACCAGGAGATCAAACAGCTGCGGTCGCTGACCGACCGGCCCTTCGGCGTCAACCTGTTCATGCCGCAGCCGTCGCTCGCCGACAGCTCCGTCGTCGAGGTCTACCGCGAGCAACTCGCGGGCGAGGCGGCCTGGTACGAGACCGAACTCGGTGACACCGACGGGCCCATCGACGACGGCTACGAGGCCAAGCTCGCGATCCTGCGGGACGACCCGGTGCCGGTGGTCTCCTTCACCTTCGGCTGCCCCTCGCGCACCGTCCTCGATGCCTTCGCCAAGGTCGGCACATACACCGTCGTCACGGTCACCACCGCCGCCGAGGCACAGGCCGCGCAGTGGTCGGGCGCCGACGCGGTGTGCGTGCAGGGCGTGGAGGCCGGCGGCCACCAGGGCACCCACCGGGACGATCCGCACGCGGACGGCACCGGCTCGGGGCTGGGCCTGCTGGCGCTGCTCGGCCAGGTGCGCGAGGCCGTGCAGATCCCGGTGATCGCCGCGGGCGGGCTGATGCGCGGGGCGCAGATCGCGTCGGTGCTGGCCGCCGGGGCGAGCATGGCGCAGCTGGGCACGGCCTTCCTGGCCACCCCCGAATCGGGCGCCAACCCGCTGCACAAGCAGGCGTTGACCAACCCCCTGTTCACGCATACCGAGTTGACCCGGGCGTTCTCCGGGCGGCCGGCCCGCGGGCTGGTCAACCGCTTCCTGCGCGAGCACGGCCCGTACGCCCCGGCCGCCTACCCCGCCGTCCACTACCTCACCTCGACCGTGCGCAAGGCCGCGGCCAAGGCGGGCGACGCGCAGGGCATGAACCTGTGGGCGGGGCAGGGGCACCGGCTGGCGCGGGAGCTGCCCGCCGGGCGGCTCGTGGAGGTACTGGCGGTCGAACTCGACGCGGCGCGTGCCGCGTTGGGCCGCCGGGGCGGTGCCGCATGA
- a CDS encoding 16S rRNA (uracil(1498)-N(3))-methyltransferase: protein MTAPVFLVDSLADVRAGATVTLDGPEGRHAVSVRRLRAGEEVVLTDGRGTGALGTVAAAEGKDRLTVAVAELRTEAPPRPTITVVQALPKGDRGELAVETMTETGVDAIVPWAAARCVTQWKGERAAKSLGKWRATAREAGKQSRRLTFPEVADPLTTKQVAALLADADFAAVLHEEGSTPLATAALPAEGRIVLVVGPEGGVSPEELALFAEAGAGPYRLGPSVLRTSTAGTAATALLLGRTGRWS from the coding sequence ATGACCGCCCCGGTCTTCCTCGTCGACTCGCTCGCGGACGTACGGGCCGGCGCCACCGTGACCCTGGACGGCCCCGAGGGCCGGCACGCGGTGTCGGTGCGCCGGCTGCGGGCCGGCGAGGAGGTCGTCCTGACGGACGGTCGTGGCACCGGCGCGCTCGGCACGGTCGCCGCAGCCGAGGGCAAGGACCGGCTCACCGTCGCCGTCGCGGAGCTGCGCACCGAGGCGCCGCCGCGGCCCACGATCACCGTCGTCCAGGCGCTGCCCAAGGGCGACCGCGGCGAGCTGGCCGTGGAGACGATGACCGAGACCGGCGTGGATGCCATCGTGCCCTGGGCGGCGGCGCGTTGTGTGACGCAGTGGAAGGGCGAGCGGGCGGCCAAGTCGCTGGGCAAATGGCGGGCCACGGCCCGTGAGGCGGGCAAGCAGTCGCGCCGGCTGACCTTCCCCGAGGTCGCCGATCCGCTGACCACCAAGCAGGTGGCCGCGCTGCTCGCCGACGCCGACTTCGCCGCCGTCCTCCATGAGGAGGGCAGCACCCCCCTCGCCACCGCCGCACTCCCCGCCGAGGGCCGGATCGTGCTGGTCGTCGGGCCGGAGGGCGGGGTCTCCCCGGAGGAGCTCGCCCTCTTCGCCGAGGCGGGCGCCGGACCCTACCGCCTGGGGCCGAGCGTGCTGCGCACCTCCACGGCGGGCACGGCGGCCACGGCGCTGCTGCTGGGGCGCACGGGGCGCTGGAGCTAG
- a CDS encoding OsmC family protein, whose amino-acid sequence MATTRTAKTHWEGNLMEGKGTVALESSKVGTYDVNWPARAEQPNGTTSPEELIAAAHSSCYSMAFSHGLAGKGYTVETLDTRADVTFQPGEGITGIVLTVKARVPGLSEEDFQAAAQDAKANCPVSQALAGVKNITLAAELV is encoded by the coding sequence ATGGCCACCACGCGCACCGCCAAGACCCACTGGGAAGGCAACCTCATGGAGGGCAAGGGCACCGTCGCCCTGGAGTCCTCCAAGGTCGGTACCTACGACGTGAACTGGCCCGCCCGCGCGGAGCAGCCGAACGGCACCACCAGCCCCGAGGAGCTCATCGCGGCGGCCCACTCGTCCTGCTACTCGATGGCCTTCTCGCACGGCCTGGCGGGCAAGGGGTACACCGTCGAGACCCTGGACACCCGCGCCGATGTCACCTTCCAGCCCGGTGAGGGCATCACCGGCATCGTGCTGACCGTCAAGGCCCGCGTCCCGGGCCTGTCCGAGGAGGACTTCCAGGCGGCGGCCCAGGACGCCAAGGCCAACTGCCCGGTGAGCCAGGCGCTCGCGGGCGTCAAGAACATCACGCTGGCGGCCGAGCTGGTCTGA
- a CDS encoding histidine triad nucleotide-binding protein has product MAGEPQADCLFCKIVAGEVPATIVRETDTTVAFRDINPQAPTHVLVIPKVHYPDAASLAAAEPQVIADILRESREVAAEDKVEDRGYRVVFNTGAGAGQTVFHAHLHVLGGRGLQWPPG; this is encoded by the coding sequence GTGGCGGGAGAACCGCAGGCCGACTGCCTGTTCTGCAAGATCGTGGCGGGGGAGGTGCCGGCGACCATCGTCCGGGAGACCGACACCACGGTCGCGTTCCGCGACATCAACCCCCAGGCGCCCACGCACGTCCTGGTGATCCCCAAGGTGCACTACCCGGACGCGGCGAGCCTGGCCGCCGCCGAACCGCAGGTCATCGCCGACATACTGCGCGAGTCGCGCGAGGTCGCCGCCGAGGACAAGGTCGAGGACCGGGGCTACCGGGTCGTCTTCAACACCGGCGCCGGCGCGGGCCAGACCGTCTTCCACGCCCATCTGCACGTACTCGGCGGCCGCGGCCTCCAGTGGCCCCCCGGCTGA